tggtgcgatcttggctcactgcaacctccacctcctgggttcaagcaattctgactcagcctcctgagtagctgggattacaggtacccgccaccacgcctggctttttttttttttttttttttttttttttttttttttttttttttgagacagggtctcactctatctcccagactggagtgcagtggccggatctcagctcactgcaagctccgcctcccgggttcacgccattctcctgcctcagcctcccgagtagctgggactacaggcacccaccaccacacccagctaatattttttgtatttttagtagagacggggttctaccatgttagccaggatggtctccatctcctgacctcgtgatccgctcaccttggcctccaaagtactgggattacgggcgtgttTTTATtaagagacggagtttcatcatgttggtcaggctggtctcgaactcctgacctcaggtgagccacccgtctcagcctcccaaagtgctgggattacaggcgtgagccaccgcgcccagcctaaactcTCAGTTCTAGCGTAGGGATTCAGGAATTGGGCATACAGCTTCCAGACTCCTTTTGGAATGTCACaatccagacttttttttttaataaaggacaACCTGCAGTGGCTCCCAGTGGGTCCCGGTGCTGGCAGGAGCGTGCTGGCGAGCCGGCTTTGTCTTTGTGTGTCCTTCAGGGGTCCTAGGGCTGACCACCGGAGAGCCCGTCCTGGGCTGTGTTAAGCACCTTTTGTAGAACtcgtatttttattaaaacatcaaaTCTGTTCCTGTAACAGTGCAGAGTAATAATATTTCTGAACCGTTGGGCACACAGGAGCCAGTGGAAGCCGGCAGTGCTGTCCACATGGCTACAGGGGCTGGGCCTTGGTGTGCGCGTGGCTGCGAGGCCAGTTCCGGAAGGAGCCTCACCATCCCTGGGGTTTTGAGTGCTGGGCCGCCCTCCATGGGTTTAGCCTTTGGCTTCACGCTTCCTGCTCTGCAGGATGGTCTGCAGGGTCAGGAGGCCCACGTTCCCAGGTCCTGTGACAGCGTGAGCTGCTCATGGAACAGTGTGGGACGTTCTCCAGGCCAGTGGCCCTGTCACCTCGTCATGCTCTCCCTGCTCTGGGGACCTCCGTGTCTTCTTGGGAGTATTGGAGTTAGCGGCTGGGACCCTGGCCGAGGTGTCACCCAGGAGGGCCAGCTCTTCCGAAAAACTCCTCAGGCAGCTGAGGGGAAAGGGCACCAAGTACTGCCCTAAGGGGTCCTGGACGAGGCAGGGCCTTCAGCCTGCAGTCTAGCCCACAGGCAGGGCCCAGACACCCTGAGGGACGTGTGATGGCCTGGGGGCATGGAGGGCAATCCCCTATCCGGACCTCTGGATGCCTACCTGCCTCAGCGTGGCCCGGCTGCAGGAGTGCGTGGATGGTTCCAGTGCCAGGATAGCAGTGTGGCGTCTTCCAACCCTTCTCAGTAGACAGAAGCCATCCCTTAGGTGGCTCTGCCCACACTGGGACCAGGCCCTGTGGGTGCCTCACGGGCTTCTCTGTGGCCCTGGCTGCTGGTTTGTTCACACTGAGGGTCCTCCCTCGGGGCCTCCCTTGACCCTTAGGCCCTTATTGATCAGAGGAAATGATGGACCCAcagctggggtgggaggtgctTATTCATGGGGACAGCAACCCCAAGAGCTGTGAACAAACCCGGTGCCCTTGGGGACCCCAGGAGCCACGAGTTGTGTCCTGGAAGCCGGGCCTCCCATGAGACACGTCCCCCTCAGAAAGCCATCAGCAGATGGCAAGGGCGGGGACCCTGCCAGCCTAGAGCACGCCCAGCCACTAGAGGGTACCCTGATGGTGGAGGTTCAGCTGTGCTGACAGCTGGGGTCTCTCATGGGCTCACCTTACGGGACAGGGGGAGGCAGCTGGGGAGCCCCTGGTGGGGCAGCTTCGAGGACTGTGCCCTGCCATCTGGGTTCTCTAAGGAAGCGCTCTGAGGAGGAGGAGACTGGCCCACTAGCACCTTCATGGGCCACTGTTCTCCCGGTGGCCCAGCCCTTTGGTCCCCAGCACCCATTCAGGGTCCCACTGTGCCCACCAGAGGTCCACCAGGGCCCTGACTGGAGAAGTGCCTTAAGTTGTAGCAGGGACACTGCCAGCCAGCGCTAGGTGGCGCCCCCGGCCTGCGCTCTGCCGGCCTTGGTGTGGCTGCTGTCACTGCCTGCCTGTTGGCCTGGTCGCCCCACTACCCTGCAGGCCTCAGCCTGTGACCTTCAGGCCCATGTAGGCCTCCCCATCCTGCCACTGTCATCTGGCGTCCCATCGTCAGGCCTGCCTCCCGGCCCAGCATGGGGTTTCTGGGCAGGTGTGGGCATTAGGGAAAGCCCCTTGTGGGGTCACTGTGCTGCCTCCACCAGGCCTGCGCCCACATGTGCTTCCCTGAATGGGGTTGAGTTAAACCCTTGCCTGACCAGGAAACGGGGACCAGGAACGCCCCCTGACCTGAAAGGTGAGTTTGGAGCCAGAGTATAGAGTGAAAGTTCATGCAGCCCATGGTTGGGAAACCCTGCTCTCAAGCCAGCAGAGGGGAAGAGAGACAAGGAGGATGGCAGAAGGGACAAGAGCAGCAGGGAGGAcagcagagaagagggaggaTGGCAGAGAGGACAGAAGGAGGTGGGGAGAAcagaggggatgggggaggagagCAGAGGGAGAGCGGCAGAGGTGGGGACAGCACAGATGGGGAGAGCGGAGGGGAGGacaagagagggaggagagcGGAGGGGAGGACAACACAGAGGGTGGTGGGGAGTCAGGAGATGGcactcctcctccaggaagccctcccagaCTTGCTCTCACCAGGCTGTCCTCCCACCCTGCTAGGGCTATGAGCTTGGACAAGGGCCCGGTTCCATCTCTGGGTTCTCAGCACCCCCATCAGCACCTCATCTGCCCAAAGGTGGTGTCACTGTGGGGGACCCTGATGGAGCCCAAGGCAGTGGGGGCACTGGTTGCCCGGCCTGGGAGGGCAGAGGCTGACCCAGAGAGTGGCCACCTGTGTAGCCCCCCAGGGCCCCAAGAGGGTTTTGCTTACTTTTGGCTCCATGCGGGGGATGCCCAGAAAGCTCCCCAGTTGACTGGGAAGGCAGATGCCAGGGGTGGGGTGATGAGGGAAGGTCTGCCTCACAGCTAGTGGGACAGGACCCTCCCCACTACCACCACCTCCGGAACCCACGAGCTGGGCGCAGCCAGGGCAGTGCACCCCCAGGCACCCTGCTccctcccaccagggccctcccGTAAATCTCCTCGCCCTTGGGGCTCCCAGACCACCAGGGACCTTCGGTGCTGCTGCCAGCATCCACCTGGGACCACCTGGCAGCCAGTAACCCCTCCCTCCCCTATCCCAGAAGAACGGGAGGCAGAAACCTCAGAGCCAGGTTAGGAACCAGGTGTCTTTATTTTTTGCAAAGTTCGTCGCTGGGTTAACAAAATCGCACCTGCAGGTTTGGGTGACACCTCTGGCCACCATGCACTGGGTCTCAAGAAGAGACCACCCTGAGCCATGCCCTGCAGGCAAGCAAGGGACAGCCGCCCAGACTCAGTGCCCAGTAACAGTACAGAACCAACCAACTGAATTCACAGCTTCCCTCCAAGCTTTGAAAGGTAGCAGTCCAGGCTATAAAACTCTAGAAGCATTGCGTAAGAAGTGTTAAGTCTACAGCAAATACATCTtgtaaaaactcaataaattatatatatagatatatataaactTGTAACATCTAATAACATCTGAACCTGCATGCAGGGCCGGCCCCTCCCTGGAAACCATCTCCCCGCCTGGGACACACAGCAATTAGAAGAATTTGTATGAAAATACCAGCTTGCTTTGAAGTCCAAAAAATAAATCTCCTAAAGAAAAATCCTATAGAAATCTAATTCTCCTGAAAAAGAAGGACgaaggaaataaaatatcctcACTCAATGGAATCACCTCCAACTATTAACGACCTTTTAGGCTTGGAGGGAATCCTCCAGCTCCGGGGCAGGCTGGACGTACATTCTTGGCTGTCCCTCTATAGGCAGGATAAACCTTCTCGGCTGttaataagttaaaaattaaaactctccGCCACGTGGCTGGCTAAATGCTAGAAGTGTTGGGGTGTGGGAACGAGGGTGCCGGGGGCCCATAAATAGCTTTACAAATATACAGGTccagttttaaaacaaaactgcGGTGCCAGAAAAGGCCCCGCTCCTCTGCTTGCATGGGTGAGACCCCTGGGGCCTCCCTCCCCGCCCAGGGCCACGCCTGCCTCCTGTGCCCCCAGGGTCGCAGGCCTCCGTTGTACCAGTCTTTTCCTcttccatatattttatatatatgtatgtatgtatatataccatatacacAGCATCTATTTATAGAAATGTACACTAGTTTCTGGAATAAACCTTTTGGATAAAAGGTAGAGGCTCCCATCTTCAGGTACCCGTAATTTCAGTCTCTGAGGGGTAGGGTGGGAACTGGGAAAGCCTGGAGGTCGGGGGGCAGTGCCACTAACACCCCCAGGAACAAGGTGCTCAACACTTGGGGCTTCCCTGCAGGCTCAGCTTTGGGTGTGGGAGGGGTTGAGGCCCACCCTGTGATGTCCTGTGGTGCAAAGGCAGAGGCTGGGGCCATGTTGGGCCCAGCTCCCTGCCCCATGGGGGTCCCACCGGGTGGGCCCGCTTACATTCTGCACTGGGTCCCCCCAGAACAAAGGCCCCTTGGTGCTGCAGCACGTCAGGAGGCCGTTGCACAGCAGCAGGGACACCCAGGGTGTACCTCTGCACCTGGAGGCCACGAGATGCGCGCGCAcgcacgcagacacacacacacacacacacacacacacacacacacagatgcacacagacTGAAGCTTTGTGTAGCTGTCTCTCCATCTGCACTGAGTCTCATGCCGGGGAGTGGCTGTGCACCAGCAGCAGGGTAGGCTGCTAGGGACCCCCTCACATTGTTGGGGACCAGTGGCCCTTCACGTCCGCGAGCCCCCACTGCTGGGTGGGGCCGGGGGCAGCAGGTCGTGGGCAAACACGGAGTCATCCCCTGAGGAGCTGGAGCTGGGGGTGTCCTGGCCGCCGGGGGAGTACTGCTCGAAGGGCGCTGACAGGTCCAGGTACTCCTGCTGGTGGGAGGCGGGGTGAGCACTGTCCCACAAAGCCCCTCTTCGCACAGCCACCGCTGTGCCCAGGCTGTGCCCCAGAGGGCCTGCCCCACacctcagcactctgggaggcaggatGGCTGGGGGCAGGGGGGGCATGGGGGTGGCACTAGGCCAGAGCCAGCACTCACGTCGGTGGACGTCACAGTGAGGACACGGTCCAGGTCCTCCACCAGCTGCTTGAAGGTGGGCCTCTGGGAGGGCGCAGCGTGCCAGCACTCCCGCATGATCATGTACCTGCAGGCAGGGTGCTCAGGTGTGAGCCCCGCCGCTTCCCATCTtattcgagaacagcctgaagGGCTGCCAGTCCTTACCCCGCCCAGCCCTGGAGGGCCTCCCACCCGAGGAGCCAGTGGAGGGCCAGGGATGGCGCTCACAGGTCGTGTGTGCAGTTGGCCGGCTTGTCCATCCGGTGACCCTCCTTCAGCAGCTTGAAGAGCTCCTCCACAGGGATGCCGGGGTACGGAGAGCCCCCCAGAGTGAAGATCTCCCAGAGCAGGACCCCAAAGGACCAGCTGCAGGGGGAGGCGAGGTCAGGCTGTCCTGAGACTCCCAGGACAGACACCTGGGCGGGCACCAGCGGAACAGGCCAGGGCTGCGCTGCTGCCCCAGGGAGGGGTAGAGACCACGCCCATGAGCCCCAGGGCACAGGCGTGGGGGCTGCAGCTGGGGTCCTGGCTCTGCCCAGTTCCCGCCTCCACCCCTGAAGCCAGGGGTCTGGAGAACACATACACGTCACTCTGGTGGGTGTAGACTCGGTCAAACAGGGCCTCAGGTGCCATCCACTTCACGGGCAGCCGGCCCTGGAAGGGATTGGTAAGGCAGTGTTGGCGCCAGGTGTCCTCCTAGCAtggcccccaccccccaccccagggccGGGCTCACGTTGGTTGTCTTCTTGTAGTAGTCAAGGTTGTGCACGTCGCGAGCCAGCCCGAAGTCTGCAATCTTCATCACGTTGTCCTCGGTCACCAGCACATTTCGAGCAGCCAGGTCCCTGTGGATGCACTGGGGAAGGGATGGGAGGCAGGGCTGAAGCCTCTCCACCTCTCCCTGCTGCTCCCAGCATCTCAGGGCAGTGCCCAGCCTGCTCCACCCACACCTGCCACCCTGCTCACCTTCTGGGAGGCGAGGTACTCCATGCCTCGGGCCACCTGGTAAGCACAGGATACCAGGTCCTTGAAGGTGAGCTGCTCCTCAGGCGGTTTGCAGGTGTCGAAGGAGTAGTCCAGGCCCGGGGGCCGCCGCGCCCGCAGAAACTCGCGCAGGTTGCCCTTGGCCGCGTACTCCACCAGCACGTACAGGGGCCCTGGGGGCACGGGCTCCTCAGAGGGGCTGCCAGACCCAGGAGGGCTGCCCACCTGGCACCACCGCCGCTACCACCACACCTACCGCCCTGCGTGCAGGCGCCCAGCAGGTTGATAATGTTCTTGTGTTTCCCAATCATCTTCATCATCTCCATCTCAGACACCAGGTCTGACAGGTCCTTGTCAGTGGCATCATCTGTGCAAGGAGGGAGGGCCTGTGTCAGGCGGCAGCACCCCCAGCCCGGCCCTGCACCCCTGGCCGCCCCCTCCTCACCTTTCAGCATCTTCACGGCTACGGTGACAGGCTTGGCGGCCCGGTCCTTGTCAATGCCGATAGCCTCCGCCATGACCACCTGGCCGAAGCAGCCCTCCCCAAGGGGCTTGCCCAGGGTCAGCCTGGCAGTGGAGGCAGAGGGGCCATGAGCATGCAAGCTCATCCACTCTCAGCCCACCACAGTCCCCACCCCCGCCTGGCCCAGCCCTTGAGGCCCAGAGCcaccacctccaggaagccctccatgCTCCCCCTACAGCCTGCTCGTAAGGATGAAGAGTGTCACCTACGGCCTCCCGCCCTTGCTGCCCCTCCAAATACGGCACCTTGAAACACTGCCATGCACCCACCCCAGGAGCATCTCCACAGAGCCCCAGCCACACCCAACATCCACCACATCCCTGATGGCCCCTAAACGCGGCCGGGCCCCTGCCTGGCGGCTGTTTCACCCCCACCACCGAGCCCCCTACAGCCCACACCAGCCCTCAGCACCACTGACCGGGCCCGAGACAGCTCCCATTTGGGGTCAGCAGGCAGCTCAAGCTCGGAGACATTGGCCAGCGTGGGACCCTCCCCTGAGGACAGCCTTGCGATGCGCACCAGCGGTGTGTTGGAGCTCATGGACGCGTTGGACTCCAGGGACACCTGCTTGGGTCAGCAGGGGCAGGTTGGCGCCGTGTGGGCAATGGGGCGTGGAGGTACAGCTGGGGGTCAGTGCTGGGCCGGAAGCGGGGGCATTCTGACTTCCACCAGCATTGAATGAAGGTTTTTAGAATGTTTTGTGTCCCAAAGTACCCTGGGCTCTACATGGTGACCAAAGACAAGGAGAGGTGAGCCTGCCTGGCTGCAGAGGACTCGCACAGCCAAGGACCAGCGTGGGCCGAGGGGGACTCCGGGAGGCCCGGCGGGCAGGCAGCTCGGAACCTGGTATCTACTTTCTGTTACCTGTCGCTTGAGTGGGAAGCGGGAGATCTTGTGCACGGTGGGGGAGCCCAGGCCCTTCTTGGGGCTGCTGCGCAGGCGGCAGAGCGTCACAGCCGCCACCACCAGGATGAACAGGAAGAAGCCCACCCCGTAGCTGAGGATGCCTGCGTACACACTGCCCGCCTCGTCAGCCTCCACCAGCTCCTCCTCGGCTGCAAAGACACGGGCATTGAGGCCTGGCCTGGCCCCCACCCCGGGCCCCCATGGATGCCCCTGGCTCAGAGCTGCAGGCACCACTGGGAGCGGGAGGGGGCTCAGAACCTCAGCACCCGCCTTGTCTGGAAGGTCTTGCGGTCAGTAACTCAGGTGAGTCTGGAGGACCAGACCCTGGAGAGGAGGAGCCCAGCAGAGCCAGCCAGTCCCACACCGCCACCAGGCGCCCAGGAGACACCAGAGCCGCAGGAGGGGCCTTTGGGGACCCAGACGGGAAGGGGGATCGAGGGGGCTGATGGGGCCCCTCTGGGACCAGGACCGGGCCAGGCCAACGTTGCCCCCACACCGGGCACACGGCCAGGTGTGAGGGCTCGAGGAGCGGGGCGGCCATAAGCTATAGGATTCCCGTCCATCCTGGCGGCTGTGGCATGTCCCGAGCCAGCGTCCCCGAGACAGTgcggagcagcagcagcagaagccgGTACCTGGCAGCACCACGAGCCACGCAGAGTGATGGGAAAACCCAATAGAATTGCCCGCCAGGCAGGTGTACTCCCCGGCGTCCTCAAAGGTGACGTTGTGCAAGGACAGAACCTCTAGCTCCTTGTCGGTGGTATTAGCGCCCGCCGTCTACAAAGAGAGAGCAGAGCGATAGGCGAGCGCCAGCACCGCCCTGCGGGCACCGCACAGAGTCCACACGGCAGGATCCAGCCGCTGCAAGGAAAACGCCGCCACCACCAACTCCTCAGCCACCGCCAACTTGGTCACTGCCACGCGGCCGAGGGCCCTCCGCCTGGTGCACCGGTACCGAGCCCGAAGCCAGGCCCCTCCACCGGCGAGTCCTCTGTCCCAGGTGAGCGGCAGGCGGGCAGGCAGCATGCGGGTTAGCGCAGAGCCGGGCGGGTGCAGGTGGAGGATGGACACACGGACACACAGGCTGCGGAAGCGAGCAGGCAGCGGGCGGGGGCGGAGAGGCGGAAGGGGGCGCTCACAGACGGCACGGAGCCGGCCCGGTGGGCACCGGGCACCTCCTGTGCGGGGCGCAGGCGTGCGGGAAGGGTCGGCGTAGACCACAGGGCTCGAAGCGGATGGTCACCGTGGAGGCTGGAGCTGCCAGCCTTGCCGAGGCGGCCACGAGCAGAGCGCGAGCCGGGGGCGGGAGCGAGCAGGGCTGGGCGTGCGGGGCGTGCAGGGCGCGCGGCCAGGGCCTTGGAGCTGGAGCTCTTGTGCCGGCCGGCATGGGACAGAGTCGTTACCTGCTCGGGGCCCGTGAACGCTCAGCCAAAAGGCCTTCTCGGCCACGCCTATGAAATTGGTGGCTCGACAGAGGTACTCGCCCCCGTCCCGCTCCGACACATTGGCCAGGCGGAGGCGCACGTCGGCCTCCACACTCTCACTGATCCAGGACTGCGGGGACAAGAGACCTGGCTCAGGCACGCCCCTGACGCAGCCCCGCCGGGCACGAGGCAGGATATGGGAGACCCCCAAGGTACAGACGGAGGCTGGGCTGCGTCAGCCCCgaaggctgcctggaggaggcgTGGAGGCACTTCACGGTGGCTGTGGTTCCACAGGATGCACATCTCTGCCTCCACCCCAACAACCCAGCCCAGACCCTCAGACAGCCCCTGGTCGCTGGCCTGCCCTCCCCGGGGCTCTTGCAGAACCTGGGCCCTGGACAGGGCCGGAGGTGGCCTCTCTCTGGGCAGGGTCTGGACTCCACCCTCGCCCTGggcctgctccccacccccatcagACCGTCTTCTCTCTGAACAGATGTTTCTCTTTGGGCTTTGAGTGTCGCAACCGTCCCAATTCAGTGGCCCCCACCCGGCAGCCGTGGGAACAGAGCTAAGGGCTCCGGGAGGCGGGCAGACAGTAAGCTCGGGCCCCAATGCACACAGCTGACGACTGCCAATTGGCCAAGTCGGGGCTCAGCCACTGCCTCTGAGGTCCAGAGGGGGCCTGGAGGGCTTGGCCACTGCCCTCCTGTCCTGGGGCACCACTGCTGCCCGAGTCACACCCACCCCCGAGAGGCCCCTGTGGGTAGCTCCATGTCAGGGATTCAGTGGCCGAGGCTGGCCCTCTGCAGACACAGAAACAGCTCCCACCGCAGCTGCCTGTGGCCCGAGGTGTGGGGTGGCTGAGACTTGGCCCCACGAGCACCCCCACAGCTTCTTCCCCCGAAGCTCCAACCCCTAGGCCCCAATCCTCATGCAACCCCCAGCCATGGGGCACCCTTGGGGCCAGCCCAGGAGCCTGAGCCGCGGCACCCATGAGCACACGGTGGCCCACCTTGAGCACGGTGACGTAGGGTGTGCCGTCGGGGCCCACCTTGCTGCCATTCACCTCCACGTGCTTGAGCCACTGGATGTGGGGCTGTGCATCACTGTACACCTTGCAGTGAAACTCCACATCGCTGCCCAGCACCGCCGTCTGGTTGGCCGGCAGCCCCGCCTGCAGGATGGGCCGGTGCGGGGAGCGCTCTGTGGGGGCAGATGATGCTCAGGGGCCACCCCTCCCTCACCGCTGCCACCACTGCCGCCCCAGACCCATGCCAGCCCAAGGCCCTCACCCAGCACGTCCAGCGTGTATGTCTGCCGGATGCTGCCAAACTTGTTCTCCACCACGCAGGTGTAGTTGCCACGGTCCGAGGGCACCACACTTTCCATGACCAGGCTCCACTGCTGGTGCCGCAGCTGCAGCGGGGCACAAGTGAGTGGAGGCAGCAACCACCGCGCCCGCCAGGCCCAGAGCCACCCTGCCACGCCCACCTTGATGCCTCCGATGCGGTGCTCGCCGCGGAACTCCTTGCCATTCTTCAGCCAGGAGATGGAGGGAGTGGGGTTGCCAGCAGCCGGGCAGCGGAAGCGGACGGTGTTGGCGGCTGGCACAGCCAGCAGCTTCTTGTCCATCCGCTCGGGCCGAGTCCAGTAAGGGGCCCCTGCTGGCCGAGGTGCACGTGAAGGCCATGACCCGAGTGGGAGCAGAGGCCCCTCTGAACAACCTCCTTCCCAAAgctgcccctgcccacccccagtCTCAGTTTCCCCTCCTGTGTAGGAAGAGGGTGGGATGAGGCTCCCAGGAGCCTCCACACCATGTCCCCACCCCGGGGCTTTCTCAGAGCTGGGCCAtgtttccccttcccttccctccaggATGCTCTGCCTGGACCTGTGAAGTCGAGGGGCACAGGGCGTTGGCCAGGGGTGCCCACCCGCCCAGAGAGGTTTGCCAGGGGCCAGGCCCCCCAATGGGGAGACTGAGAACCAAGGGGGCAGCCTGATGTAGTGGACAAGCCAGGACCCGGGAGCAGTTTATCAGGAGAGGAGCCCAGTCACCTGCAGAGCCAGGAGCCTTGGAGGCAGCTGTGCAGCATGGGCCCACGGGAATCAGAGACCCTACACCACCCTCTGCAGAGCTCCGAGTCTGACGGGcacccaggccctgcctcctcccATCTCGATGTCCAGGGCTCCCACCACCCCTCCCTCACAGCCCAACTggtttttctccttcctcagggCTGGGACTGCCTTCCTGCCAGGACTCCAGGCAAGGCTGAGCTGGCATCCCCCAGGAGGGGAGCAGTCCTCCCCTCAGTGACCTCACTGCCAGCCCCCTCCAGGGACACACCCATCAGGGGCACTGAGGCCCAGCAAGAAGCAGTGTGGACACAGGCTGGAAAGAGGCACCCCAGGGTGCTGAGCTCCCTCCCAGGCCTCCTGGAAACCCCCAGGGTGAGTTCCCCCAACTCAGTTTATCTCATGGACTCAGCCTCCCCTCCTCACCTGCTCACCCCACTGACCCAGGGACCCGGCCCACACACCATCAGTCCGCAAGTCGTGACTGCCCCCCACGTCTGTGCCATGATGACCCTCCCCTGCACGCACTCACCTCAGAGTCCCTCCAGAACCAGAAGTCCCACCTCCCCGCTCTACAACTTGGCAAAGTCCGCCTGCCAGGGTTCCAGGCCGGGACACCAGGCATCGTCCCTGACAGCTCTCCCACAGCTGCAGCCCACCCGCCAGCCACCTCCTGCCAGCCACCCTGCCCGCCACTGGCTGTGGTAGGTGCCCCCGGCTGGCGCCCTCACCCTGGGCCCATCCACCCCATGGCAGCCACCTGAGCGCCCTGCTGTGCTATGCTCATACCTACAGCGTCCACCTCACCTATGGCCAACACCAGAGCTCCACAGGCCAGCCCTGGCCTCCTCCTGCTCCTAGAACCCCCAGGgccctgtgcctcagtctccccatcagCAACACGGGTGTCCCCGTGCACCACAACCCTGCCACCAGGGAGCCAGGGTCGGGCATCTAGAGCCATGTCAGTGGCTCAGCCCCTCCTGCATCCTGAGGGGACTGGACCTTTGGGGTGACCCCAGGGAGGTTGTCCCAGGGCCTTAGGCCCTTAGCTGCCTGTGGAGGGCAGGACTTGGCGGTGGCAACAGGCCCCACCATGGCCGGCCTGACCCTGGACCCTGCTCCCACCTGTGTCCACACCTGTGTCCTCAGCCTCGTCCTCCCCGTCTTCGTCATCTCCCGAGGATGGAGCGTCTGCAAGGCAGAGATGGCCATGTCCAATGCCCAACCTGCCCCAGGAGGCCCCCAGGTGCCCCTCCAGGTGAGAAAGAGTCCCCTATTTGGGCAACACTTCTTGGGGGTGCCCTCCTCTCCACCAATGACCAGAGAGACC
The window above is part of the Chlorocebus sabaeus isolate Y175 chromosome 27, mChlSab1.0.hap1, whole genome shotgun sequence genome. Proteins encoded here:
- the FGFR3 gene encoding fibroblast growth factor receptor 3 isoform X6, with the protein product MGAPACALALCVAVAIVAGASSESLGTEQRVVGRVAEVPGPEPSQREQLVFGNGDAVELSCPPPGGGPMGPTVWVKDGTGLVPSERVLVGPQRLQVLNASHEDSGAYSCRQRLTQRVLCHFSVRVTDAPSSGDDEDGEDEAEDTGAPYWTRPERMDKKLLAVPAANTVRFRCPAAGNPTPSISWLKNGKEFRGEHRIGGIKLRHQQWSLVMESVVPSDRGNYTCVVENKFGSIRQTYTLDVLERSPHRPILQAGLPANQTAVLGSDVEFHCKVYSDAQPHIQWLKHVEVNGSKVGPDGTPYVTVLKSWISESVEADVRLRLANVSERDGGEYLCRATNFIGVAEKAFWLSVHGPRAAEEELVEADEAGSVYAGILSYGVGFFLFILVVAAVTLCRLRSSPKKGLGSPTVHKISRFPLKRQQVSLESNASMSSNTPLVRIARLSSGEGPTLANVSELELPADPKWELSRARLTLGKPLGEGCFGQVVMAEAIGIDKDRAAKPVTVAVKMLKDDATDKDLSDLVSEMEMMKMIGKHKNIINLLGACTQGGPLYVLVEYAAKGNLREFLRARRPPGLDYSFDTCKPPEEQLTFKDLVSCAYQVARGMEYLASQKCIHRDLAARNVLVTEDNVMKIADFGLARDVHNLDYYKKTTNGRLPVKWMAPEALFDRVYTHQSDVWSFGVLLWEIFTLGGSPYPGIPVEELFKLLKEGHRMDKPANCTHDLYMIMRECWHAAPSQRPTFKQLVEDLDRVLTVTSTDQEYLDLSAPFEQYSPGGQDTPSSSSSGDDSVFAHDLLPPAPPSSGGSRT
- the FGFR3 gene encoding fibroblast growth factor receptor 3 isoform X2 — protein: MGAPACALALCVAVAIVAGASSESLGTEQRVVGRVAEVPGPEPSQREQLVFGNGDAVELSCPPPGGGPMGPTVWVKDGTGLVPSERVLVGPQRLQVLNASHEDSGAYSCRQRLTQRVLCHFSVRVTDAPSSGDDEDGEDEAEDTGVDTGAPYWTRPERMDKKLLAVPAANTVRFRCPAAGNPTPSISWLKNGKEFRGEHRIGGIKLRHQQWSLVMESVVPSDRGNYTCVVENKFGSIRQTYTLDVLERSPHRPILQAGLPANQTAVLGSDVEFHCKVYSDAQPHIQWLKHVEVNGSKVGPDGTPYVTVLKSWISESVEADVRLRLANVSERDGGEYLCRATNFIGVAEKAFWLSVHGPRAAEEELVEADEAGSVYAGILSYGVGFFLFILVVAAVTLCRLRSSPKKGLGSPTVHKISRFPLKRQVSLESNASMSSNTPLVRIARLSSGEGPTLANVSELELPADPKWELSRARLTLGKPLGEGCFGQVVMAEAIGIDKDRAAKPVTVAVKMLKDDATDKDLSDLVSEMEMMKMIGKHKNIINLLGACTQGGPLYVLVEYAAKGNLREFLRARRPPGLDYSFDTCKPPEEQLTFKDLVSCAYQVARGMEYLASQKCIHRDLAARNVLVTEDNVMKIADFGLARDVHNLDYYKKTTNGRLPVKWMAPEALFDRVYTHQSDVWSFGVLLWEIFTLGGSPYPGIPVEELFKLLKEGHRMDKPANCTHDLYMIMRECWHAAPSQRPTFKQLVEDLDRVLTVTSTDQEYLDLSAPFEQYSPGGQDTPSSSSSGDDSVFAHDLLPPAPPSSGGSRT
- the FGFR3 gene encoding fibroblast growth factor receptor 3 isoform X1, with protein sequence MGAPACALALCVAVAIVAGASSESLGTEQRVVGRVAEVPGPEPSQREQLVFGNGDAVELSCPPPGGGPMGPTVWVKDGTGLVPSERVLVGPQRLQVLNASHEDSGAYSCRQRLTQRVLCHFSVRVTDAPSSGDDEDGEDEAEDTGVDTGAPYWTRPERMDKKLLAVPAANTVRFRCPAAGNPTPSISWLKNGKEFRGEHRIGGIKLRHQQWSLVMESVVPSDRGNYTCVVENKFGSIRQTYTLDVLERSPHRPILQAGLPANQTAVLGSDVEFHCKVYSDAQPHIQWLKHVEVNGSKVGPDGTPYVTVLKSWISESVEADVRLRLANVSERDGGEYLCRATNFIGVAEKAFWLSVHGPRAAEEELVEADEAGSVYAGILSYGVGFFLFILVVAAVTLCRLRSSPKKGLGSPTVHKISRFPLKRQQVSLESNASMSSNTPLVRIARLSSGEGPTLANVSELELPADPKWELSRARLTLGKPLGEGCFGQVVMAEAIGIDKDRAAKPVTVAVKMLKDDATDKDLSDLVSEMEMMKMIGKHKNIINLLGACTQGGPLYVLVEYAAKGNLREFLRARRPPGLDYSFDTCKPPEEQLTFKDLVSCAYQVARGMEYLASQKCIHRDLAARNVLVTEDNVMKIADFGLARDVHNLDYYKKTTNGRLPVKWMAPEALFDRVYTHQSDVWSFGVLLWEIFTLGGSPYPGIPVEELFKLLKEGHRMDKPANCTHDLYMIMRECWHAAPSQRPTFKQLVEDLDRVLTVTSTDEYLDLSAPFEQYSPGGQDTPSSSSSGDDSVFAHDLLPPAPPSSGGSRT